GATATGtatggataatttttataaataaatcattggCCAAGTGATGAAAATGGAGTTATTCCTAAATCTTTCTTTGTACAAATTGTAAGGCTATATTTGGATTTCAAAAAGGGAGTTGAGAGAAGGATACAAATATTTCGAAATacttcaaaattgaaatattttgtattaactACACCAATATTCtacctaaaattataaaattataccttTTGCGaattctatataaaaatataagattatattatttacaggAAAACTTTCAACATCACACTCATAAccctttaaaaataatacatttctAATTGATCGATTTCCATCAGAATTTGGACGTAATATATTGTTGCCAAAAAAAAGCTCaataaactttcaattttattacttattcaGCATTTTCCTACTAATACTTTTATGTTTGTAGAGaagtaaatttaatatttataagttaaaagaatataattacaataaaatattctcaCAAATTATAGTCATGTAATCAATGTAATAGAAGTAGCCGTGAATTAGATTAGCAACATTGTTGTATTTATTACCTGAAAATatcttattcaaatttcaagtaCTTCATATTGTgcatcaagaaataaataaatacaacaatttacacCAGCCCTAATATCGAATTATCCAAATAAGATTCGTTATTAGgtatttgaaaaatcttgAAGCCAAACATAACAAAGTTAAATAAGGTGACGCTACAACAATTGGAGTTTGTTCTGGAAAATAAGAACAAACTGCAACATAACTGGGAACAAAGGGGACTAACAGAAGTGATACTAAAATATTGGTGACCTGCTATACTTAGATGCCCATGTAGCAAATCAACCCAGCGAACAACACCGAGTTTAGCCCATTCAAATGGGTGGCGGCAGAGGGTGGCGGGGGCCTAAATGCCGGAGGGGGCTCAGTAGGCACAGGGGGTCCGGATGCAGGTGGTGGTTTAGTAGGCACAGGGGGGCCAAATGAAGGAGGTGGTTCAATAGGCGGTGAGGGGCCAAATTCAGGGTCAAATGGCCCAAGGCCAGGAGACGGCTGAACCGGAAACGGCGGGTCGAATTCAGAAGGGGAAACAACGGCAACAGGGAGCTTAAGGCCGTTTAGGCAACTGTCCGGGTTAGCACTGGTGAAGTAGCGGACACCTTCCTTCTCCAGGGCAACATGACTTACAGGGTCCGTATACATTCTGATAGGGTTCTTAAGATTACATGATTGGAATTCCTCCGGCGACTCAACCTCTACGATGCTTTCCTCTGCTCCTGCTGAGTGCTTGAACCCTACtcaaacaaaattcattatgTAAAcagaaacataataaaaaaaagcatGCAGGTAGTAGAAGAGTGAGGTTGTACGTAGGTGCTT
This genomic window from Sesamum indicum cultivar Zhongzhi No. 13 linkage group LG12, S_indicum_v1.0, whole genome shotgun sequence contains:
- the LOC105175279 gene encoding cucumber peeling cupredoxin-like: MAALVFNVLAAVFLVQVVVLSGAVVSARTHHVVGGEGGWGPDFNVSSWLAGRVFRVGDKIWFKHSAGAEESIVEVESPEEFQSCNLKNPIRMYTDPVSHVALEKEGVRYFTSANPDSCLNGLKLPVAVVSPSEFDPPFPVQPSPGLGPFDPEFGPSPPIEPPPSFGPPVPTKPPPASGPPVPTEPPPAFRPPPPSAATHLNGLNSVLFAGLICYMGI